Within the Bacteroidales bacterium genome, the region TGCACACAGGGAACCCCTGCCGGCTTGCCTTCCGGCATACCCGGTATGGTTGAACTGATGGAGGGAGCAATACAACAGGCCCCGCAGTGTTTTCTGCATTCCATAAAGCATCGGTTTGTTTTTGACTTGATGGATTCTGTTTGCAAATTTATTTATCTTTATGCAGGTTAACAAATCGGGAAACTTTCGTGAAACAATTCAATTAACACGAATACTGAGGCATATAAGAGGTTTATGTTTGTTTTTTCTGATTTGTCTGTTTTGTGTATTTTTTTTAAATTTCAACAAAATTGAGATGGGATTCTTTTTTCTGAATTTGTTGGTAGATATGCTTTATAGATACATTTAACCCGAATAATTCAAGAATTATTCCTGTCTCCGACAGCGACTAAGGTTCACTAAAATTTTTTTCAAAAATTTAAGTTCACCTAAGTCGGGGTTATCCTGCATTTTATTCATTTTTATAAAAACTTATGAATAATGCAGGTTAAGTTGTTATTTTAAAGGTTTTTATACTCAGTATTAAAGAACATATAATAAATCAAGCATTATGAACAGAAGAAAATTTATTAAGACAGGAACCGCTGCTGCTTCTTTATTTGCTGTTAACGGTGCGTTGAGTTACGCTTCGGCTCCAACCAGCCAGAGTAAGCAGGCAAAGCATGAGTTCAATTTACACTATGCCCCTCATTTTGGAACGTTTAGCAATAGTGCGGGAGATGATCCGGTCGATCAGGTCAAATTCATGGCGGATGTTGGTTTCACTGCATTGGAGGATAACGGCATGAAGGGCCGGGATAAATCCATGCAGGAAAAAATTGCTGCTGAGATGGATCGTCAGAATATGAAGATGGGAGTTTTTGTAGCCCATGAGATCGCCTGGAATGAGCCCAACCTGACCAGCGGAGACAAGAAGGCAAGGGAAAAATTCCTTAAAGAAATCCGGGAATCAGTGGAAGTAGCCAAACGGGTCAATGCGACATGGATGACCGTCGTGCCCGGCCATAAGGATCTGAGGAAAAATATGGGATATCAGACAGCCAATGTCGTAGAGACCTTAAGACGGGCTGCCGAGATCCTTGAACCCCATGGTTTGGTGATGGTGCTGGAAGTGCTGAATTTCAATAATCATCCGGGGCAGTTCCTCCAGAAGATGGGACAGGCTTATCAAATTTGCCGGGCAGTGGACAGTCCATCCTGCAAAATATTGGCCGACATCTATCACCAGCAAATTCAGGAAGGCAATCTAATTCCCAACATTGACATGGCCTGGGATGAGATTGGATACTTCCAGCAGGGAGATAATCCCGGAAGAAATGAGCCTTATACCGGTGAGATTAATTTTAGGAATGTTTTTAAGCATATCTATGATAAGGGATTTAATGGCATATTGGGAATGGAACATGGCAACTCTATAAGCGGAAAGAAGGGTGAACAGGCATTGATCGATGCCTACGTGAAGGCGGATAATTTTGAAACCTGATCATTCGCTTCTGATTATAGGGTTAGAATATGGGAATGATTAAATACCCAAGATATTGGAAATCATTCAATCAATCAATCATTCATTATTATTAAAAAAAAGAGGTTGCTTCATGCAACCTCTTTTTTTCAATAAATGGAGCATAATGCTTTTTCTTACTCCTCGGAGCCGGGAACCGGCACCTCGTTATTGACCAGATCACTGGATCCCAGAGAGGTAAGTGACTCAGGACCTCCTTCGGGACCCAACTGGAGACTCGATTTCATCATCTGATCCCAGGTAACTTCTTCTCCGGTATATGCGGAAATTCTGCCCATTATTGCGCACATTGTCGATTTGGCAGTAAATTCGGCCACATTTACGGGTTCATTTCTCCGTATGGAGGTTACCAGGTGAATATGCTCCTGAAGATAAGGACTGTTTACGTCTTCGGGTTTCTCATAGGTCCATACCTTCTCGCCGTCTGGCTTGGCTATGTAGCTGGAGCAGTCGGAATAACCTTTTGTACCCCTTACAAATTCCGAAACATTGTTGACACAGCCGTCAATCTGTCTGCACATGCTATGGACGTGAATGTCATTTTCATATACAAAATCAACGCTGAAATTGTCATATTGGTCGCCGGTTACCCTGCGGTGTCTCGAGCCAAATCCTACTGCACGCTCGGGGAATTTACCGCCCATGAACCAATTGATGACGTCAATGTTGTGTACATGCTGTTCTGTGATGTGATCACCTGAAAGCCAAGCCCAGTTCACCCAGTCGCGTATCATGAATTCTATGTCGCTCCATTCGGATTTTCTCTCTCTGTACCAAAGCTGTCCCATGTTCCAGTAGCAATTGGCAGCGACGATGTCACCGATTTCACCCCGCATGATGCGCTTATAGGCTTCGATATAGCTTTCCTGGTGATGGCGTTGAGTTCCTGTTATTACCGTCAATCCAAGGTCGTCGGCTCTTTTTGAGGC harbors:
- a CDS encoding TIM barrel protein, which codes for MNRRKFIKTGTAAASLFAVNGALSYASAPTSQSKQAKHEFNLHYAPHFGTFSNSAGDDPVDQVKFMADVGFTALEDNGMKGRDKSMQEKIAAEMDRQNMKMGVFVAHEIAWNEPNLTSGDKKAREKFLKEIRESVEVAKRVNATWMTVVPGHKDLRKNMGYQTANVVETLRRAAEILEPHGLVMVLEVLNFNNHPGQFLQKMGQAYQICRAVDSPSCKILADIYHQQIQEGNLIPNIDMAWDEIGYFQQGDNPGRNEPYTGEINFRNVFKHIYDKGFNGILGMEHGNSISGKKGEQALIDAYVKADNFET
- a CDS encoding Gfo/Idh/MocA family oxidoreductase — its product is MEHKNKQTRREFLTKSALGVAGMALTANWLSSCSRGGTKADLDLPPMLNKAPEGNTLRAGLVGCGGRGTGAAVNFLNAGPNLELTAMGDVFEDKMAESREKIKNQTGQEVSDDKAFVGFDAYQKVIDSDVDIVILATPPYFRPLHFAACVDAHKHVFMEKPLAVDPVGARSIISASKRADDLGLTVITGTQRHHQESYIEAYKRIMRGEIGDIVAANCYWNMGQLWYRERKSEWSDIEFMIRDWVNWAWLSGDHITEQHVHNIDVINWFMGGKFPERAVGFGSRHRRVTGDQYDNFSVDFVYENDIHVHSMCRQIDGCVNNVSEFVRGTKGYSDCSSYIAKPDGEKVWTYEKPEDVNSPYLQEHIHLVTSIRRNEPVNVAEFTAKSTMCAIMGRISAYTGEEVTWDQMMKSSLQLGPEGGPESLTSLGSSDLVNNEVPVPGSEE